The following DNA comes from Syngnathoides biaculeatus isolate LvHL_M chromosome 18, ASM1980259v1, whole genome shotgun sequence.
CTGTGGATTCTGTTGGCGGTTGGGAAACCATCTTATTGGCTGGCATGCATTGATGCCACCAACCAATAATGTCATTGCACTGCAAGGAAACGACTGTGAATTTTAATATTGGTTGCGTCATTGTTTTCTACACCCGTGTTAGGAGTTTGAATAGCTTGTTGAGACTTTGCTTTTATCTCGAGACTCGGgtgtcacggtggatcagctggtaaagtgttggcgtcagttctgaggtcccgggttcaatcccggacccgcctgtgtggagtttgcatgttttccccgtgccagcgtgggttttctcctggcactccggtttcctcccacattccaaaaacatgcagcattaattggacactctaaattgccccaaggtgtaattgtgacagtgtttgtctcgatttgccctgtgattggctggcaaccagttaagggtgtaccccgcctactgcccgttgacagctgggatagacttcagcactcccgcgacccttgtgaggataagcggctaagaaatggatggatggatggatctcaagACTGTAAAAAATGAGCCACCAAAGCCtcttatcttgaaaaaaaaaaaaacaaaaaaaacaacttgtaaaTAAAGACACTCATATCTCGAGGCAGCACCATATTATAACATTTGCAAGTGCCAAGACTGTATCCTGGAGCCAGAATGTGTTAAGGTGGAAACTAACAATGTAGCTCCGCATTCCCAAAATGTCGATTTTACTTGTACTTCGGTAGCCAGTGTTCATACCTGGACTGACTGTAGACACCAGGGCAGTAGAAGAGTGCGCCGACTTGATACTGCTGAGGACACAAGCTGTGCAGCACCAAAGCAATCCCATACACAGACGTCAGCAGGAACACACACAGCGTCAACAGGAAGCTGCGGTGGTTACCCTGTCCTACACAACTGTTTATCCTACAACATAGTACACACAACATTGACACCTTGCGTTACCACCCCCGCGTGATATATCAAAACTTTGTGGGAATTCTAAGAATATTCAAAAGTAATGAAAACATTGTAGATTTTAGCAATGGATTGTAAGCTGTTATTTCTGACATATAATTGGTCagtttaaaattacaatttatttCTTTCGTGACATTTGACTGACTTGACTTgttaaatggtgaaaaacaatGTTCTTCAAATAATTTCTGGAGCATTTCCGATCCCTGTATTATTGTAAAACAGAATTAAGTTGATTGGATAGTTTAATTTACTACATTTGATAAAGTAGGcttgaaaatgtgaacattgTGGACCTGAGAAGATTTGTAGGAATATCAGTTTATGAAGTCAGTGATCTGTTGTAAGTCGACTCGAAAGACACACACCAGACACAGTGGTGGTCCAGGCGTTGGACACAAGCTCCACATGTTCTACAATGTCCCGCCCGGGGTGGTCGTGCAATTTTGCACACAGGACACTTGCTCCATTTTCCACTTGGTCTTGATACTGGGAAATCAGAGGTTTCCTCTGACTGAACAGACCCAGTGAGATGTGGCGAATCCTCAGTGTCCTCCTCACGTGTAGTACTAACGAATCCTGGACCCCTCTTAGTCCGAACCAGAGAGACAATAGTAAAAATCACCCCCGCGGTCACAGTGCATAGCTGCATGCGACTCACATCTCCTCGAGGTACAATCTCAGCGATGAAGAGGTAGTACATGTAGGCGAGAGAGTAGAGAGCCAACGTGAGGAAGAATAGTGTGCGTCTCTTCCTCTTGTGGGTGGCGTAGTAGAGCCAGAGCACCAAGCCGGGAAGCGCTGTCAAGATCATGATGCCCAGCAGGTAGTGCAGCGCCGCCACCCTCATCAGGAGAGGCAGCAGGACCAATGCAGGAACCAGGGAGATTTCCAAGTTGTCAATCAAGGCCCTCAGTAGAAGTGAATGACATCCACTCTTTGGGGCCTTGTCTCTCAGCCATCTAAGAGATGTAGAAAAATAGATGAGCAAACAGACaggctgaccaaaaaaaaaaaacccagacaaACAGAGATATccagatggatgatggatggggTCGGATAACAGGTGGACAAATGTATAGATTCGGGACAGGTGAATGATGAGTAGAAGTGTCAATGGATAAAATGTAGTAGTGGCCATCCATAAAGGTCAGTGGGCAGACATTACACTGCCGCGACGTGAAGTTTAGGCATGCAAATGTGCACACTCTTAGACACCCTGCAAAATGCATCTCCTCCATACCTGTTAAATGCTTCGTCCAGGTCCTCACAGTCACAACCGCACCCGAACTGGAATACGTCGCATTCGCAGCAACACATTGGATCATCTGGTTCTGGAGGTTTCAGCTTCTCCCATTTCATCGTGGACAAACAACCGCCAAGTGTATCACTTTAGGACAAACAATATGATGGGCATGAGTTCATTGATACATTGCAGGATAATTACCTGGATCCCACGGGGtgtctaaaaatatatatgtacttAAAATTATCCTTTGGTGCTTTCAATGTAATTTGCCGAAACAAGGCCACTGTCTCCAGAGGGACAAACTATCTGGGCTAATAAAGTCCTTTGAGATATTGGCCGCTTAATGTATGTTATTTTTGCATagtattttgtattattcaaaGGTCACCCTCAATCATACACTCGCTAGAagtatttaaatgttaaaatattggtATCTCTCAATGTGATAGTCAAAATAAGCATTTTTATCTTCGTATAGGCAGAAGGTTTGATACAATTAGAAAGCTGACAAATTACTCACTGAGTGTATTTATGATCAAATCAGGTTTGCGCGCCACATACAGGTAagtattttttccccagctTTACATTCAACGTCTAAACATTACCTACATATTGACAATTCCTTTATTCCTATTTGCCCAAACTGGGACAAATATATTCACTTTCAATCTTACCTCTTGTCTCCAAACGCGAAATCAAATGCCCTCCTgaggaaaaaatgtgcaaaagcaTCTGTCGGCTACAGCTCCTTGCGTGAgtggatgaagaagaagaagaaaagtgctagtagaaaaaaaatcaaagaagaaGTCACCCCTCTGCTGTGGTGCCTCCGTGTCAAAGCTGTGAGATGATTGTCATTTCCAGCATTCCCATAGTGGAAATCCGATATCCCATCAAGTGTTGCCCTTGCTTCCTCACATGAGTGTCAAGAAGTTATTCTTGAGAATATTTAACCTACTTTTGTCGTACTTGGCATTTCAGACGCCTGTATTAAAAACTCACTTTGATTGGCGGATTCGTGCTGAGGCGCTCAGCAGCCCTTGTGGATCCACACTGACCCGACTTCAGGACAAAGCTGCAAACTATTAGCCACATGACAGGCAGTTAGTAGATGGACATAGAGTGGAGTGATGATCCACAGGACAGCTCCACCCTCCGGGATCACATTTCCTCCCCAACACAAGCAACCTGACCTTGCCACTTGCTCATAGAAAACTCTGGAagaccgtgtgtgtgtgagcctgGTCCACTTGTTGGACTGAAGTTAGGAGTGTCTGTGCATTCCATTCTGTGTAATCAGTGTCACAACAATAACCTGAGCTATTGCATGTCCGGGATCTTTTACTTCTCCCAATCTTTACAATCTCACATTAACATGTATTTCATCCTCTGGATCCAAACTTACAATACATTAAAGCCTTAAATTGAATCGTCTATGGGCAATGTTGCAAAAGGTCATGTGTTATTATACGATATAGCAACGTCTTTATTAGAATACACATGCACAGCAAAGGGCGGTGCGGTGGAGctgctcacagttctgatgtccagtgagattaaaaatattgtaacaTCCTCAAGTGTAGAAATCAAAGTTAACCGCTGTGAACCCAAACTACATTAAAGCACAAAGTAAATTAAAGTGTGTGGAGTCTACATGTTCTACTCATGCTTGCATGCGTGAATGCGTGTCCGTAGTGTATGTGACTAGCTGACAACCAATCCATGGTATTCCTGACGTCTCCCCCAAGGTACAGTGGAATAGGCTCCGTCTTACCTGCaatccttatgaggataagcactataGAGAATGGATGAGTGGCGGTCTACTCCTAGCAATGCAGTACACAAGAAAACGAGCAGCGACCAGTTTTGGGAGCATTTGACAGTAAAGACTTGTAGCACtgtttatttatgtatatattggttcatgtttcttcattttatttctgttttttatttatttgctagtttgtgtgtttattttaactGTCACCCTACTATGGACGGTAACTTCCATTTAGGTGATGTCAGCACAGCAAATGCAATGAAGTGTAAATCAGGACACACccaaatttttctttcaatttatcACTGAATATCAGAACATCATCTAAAAAGGACCATGTGCTTTACGAGATAAAGGCCCGAGCCTTATGAGGTCACTGAAACCCTTTTAATGTCCATGAGTGTGAGTCTGGATGGACTCAATCAATGCAGTGCAAATCTGCTGCTCTTGCTCCTGTGGCTTTGTGCCTCCATTAGTCTTGATGGAGCCCGGAACTGGAGATACACAGGCCGCGCTGTAATCTATTTTAGAGGAATTACTGCCGCAATTTGAACGAGTGAGCTTGTGACGAGTGGACCAGAAAGATGGAGGATTTGcaagcagtgtgtgtgtgtgtgcgtacgtgtgtgtgtgtggtggtggtgttggtcAGAGCTTGTGAAAGCTTTGACGATTTGGatcatttctgggttttgaCACTTGGTCCACAATGGGCCTTCGTTTCAGGTCATGAAGTCCTAGTAATAGAAAAGTTAGAAAGTTGAAGGATAGCTGTTCATTTTTCAagtcaaaaatacaaatgtattgaaTATTTCATAATACAAGAAGCCACTTTGTATGAAAAATTAATCTGCTAAAATAGTTTCATGAAAGGTTTTGAAGATTATTGCTGAAAATGGGAAAAGACAAAGCTATGTAGCAGGCTACTGAATTGTAGAGACTTCAACAttagtttttctttattttggggTGAGGTGTGTCAAAAACAGTGAAGTACGTGGGCGTCCATCCCGAGTAACCCCTGTCCCACTATACAATATAAGAACTTGTGCTACAAGTAACATGGTTTGCATGCGAGCTGGTATTGCCTGGTATAATATGCCAATCGTTGCCCTGTGACAACCCGGCGGGATACAGTATATTCCATTAGAGGCTTTAAGCGGGTATATTTTTGCAGCTGAACCCTACGGAAATTTGTATTtgggaattttgtttttaatccttcAAATGTATTACAGTTAACAACTTTGTGCTGTGTCAATTTTACAAGACAGACATTTCTCAACTCTTTAACTGCCTGGCATATGTCAACAAAAAACATATTAGCTGTAGAAAGTTTCCACTCCGAAAGAGGTTTGGACTTCCCTGCTGTTGTGGTTCACTCGCCAAACTTCCTCACAGTCATTATGGCTTTAGTTCCCACTCAGTAATTGCCAATGTATGCATTAACCGAGCATTCAGTTAGTGTTTTTGTGCCACCTACAGTCTTGTTGCAGTTCAGCagactcacccccccccccccacttcgaTTAAAAGTagtcataaatgacaactttttaattcaacttttgCATCCCatgtgttttcaaatgtgaagtgagacaaaaattaaacataACTAACAGAATGTACtgcataattatttttatttcatgataaCACTTCGCGTAGACATGTTTCGTTACAACTCATTCATTCACAATTTACACGTAATATCACGTACAGTCCACAAAATCACATCATCAGATTTTGGAGATTAAGCGCTGGAAGATTGTTTGCCGTCCCATCAAACAACACAATGTCCCTTTATTCACGTACTGTACATGTTCCCAGTAGATTCCCTGTCTTTGCAGTAGCACCACATTGTTTTAACTGCAAAGTTgtgacatttaaataaatatatactgaCTGGAGattttttacagtaaatgtaaATCAAcggaatgaaatgtaaaatgtgtgcaCATGATGGAATGCTTACACAGGAGAGTAAACACAAAGGAGTTCACTTGACATTCAGATATAGAACCATTTAATTTGCACTACACTGCACCACCAAATATGGGGTAGGGAAATTGAGATGGAAAAGCTTCAGATTTTAAGAACTCATTCCTCCAGAGTCCGGAACGCATTTTGCATGTCCTCCAGCAGCTGGGCAAACTCTGCTTTTATCTTAGCTTCTCCATCCTTGACTGGGTCCTGATGTATCCATTATAGTTAAAcaatagcagaaaaaaaaggggtgggggtgagaAGAGATTCAGCGATGTCTGGAAATGTGTTATCTTttaaacaaaccaacaaaataaatatccCCCATTTCAAAAAAATCTTGCCCATGAAAATGCATACCAAAAGCAACAGGTAGCACTAACTCTAGCCAATCAGGTTTTTGGCGAATTGCAGAAAATAAGACTTGTACCTCTAGAACAATTCCTGGTCTTACTCCTGAACATCACATTTAAATATAaacggtaaaaacaaaaaaaaaaaatcactgtattTGTCGGTTAATATCATATACCAGgcattgaaatgaacaaaacaccGAAGAAACAAAGATGGTCCAATAATATTTATATTCATGAAacgttacacttttttttgtgttgacgTGGCCAAAGACGTACCTTAAACTTCATAGAACTGATCTTGTACAAGATTTCACCCAGGTGCTCTCTGATCATGGCCCAGGTGATTTTGTTGTCGCTCTGAGCCGTGGACTCGACGGCGTGCCGCGACATGTCGTAAAAGGCGATCATGTTTGAGAGGATCCCGACTGTTTTGTAGAAGGGGCAGAACCTGTCGGCGGAGGCGGGGACAGGTATGAGATGAGGTTTGCAAAATGTTGGTTATGTGTGCGATGCTTTTGACATCACCTGTCGTAAGGTGTGTAACCGTTCTGCTGCAGGAAGTCATCTTTAATGAGTTTTGCGACTTCCAGCGTGATCTTATCAGTCTCTGCAAGAGAAGCCTGAGGACAAAATACAACCGGGATGGGGGATGGCATGCAAGTGTGGGGTGTCTCGCATTTCAAAAATTAGTTCACAAAATATTGTGCATTTCAAAACCTCCTCCTCACCTTTCCCACAAGCTGCACAATCTCAGCCAGATCCTCCTCCTCTTGGAGAATCTCCTTGGCTTTTGTACGAAGCGGTACAAACTCGGGGAAGTGTTTATCGTAGTATTCATCCAGCGCCCGAGTGTACTTGCTGTAGCTAATCAGCCAGTTCACAGACGGGAAGTGTTTTCTCTGAGCCAACTTCTTGTCCAGCCCCCAGAACACCTGAGAGGATGAAAAAGAAGTTGACACACTAATGCAAGGAGAGCATATTGTCCTACTAGCCATCACTTGCCTGAACAATGCCCAATGTTGCTGATGTGACGGGGTCTGAGAAGTCTCCACCAGGGGGAGACACACTAGAAAAGTTAACCCAAGAATCAATGCGTCATGAATAAATGATTTATTTCCCATTTTGTTAATCTGAAAGGCATCTTACGCTCCTACTATGCTGACACTGCCTTCTCTCTCGGGATTCCCCAGACACTTCACGCGTCCCGCTCGCTCGTAGAAGGAGGCCAGCCTAGCGCCCAAGTAGGCCGGGTACCCACTGTCTGCACACAATAGGAAGCCGTGGTCCTCAAAATGATACACTGGCTCTCAATCAAGTCCCCGACGTACACCGTCAACTCACCGGCGGGCATTTCGGCCAATCGCCCGGAGATTTCTCTCAGAGCTTCGGCCCATCGCGATGTTGAGTCGGCCATCATGCTCACGTTGTAACCCATATCTCGGAAGTATTCGGACAGTGTGATCCCTGCCgaagtgaaaatgaaataaagccaGTATTTCCTTACGTAGTTAAATGGGTTGTTCATCTACTCCAAGGATAAGTCTTTTATTTGCTGTTTTGAAATGCcatgtcagctttacaggtagATCTGCACTAGAGGCAGTATAAGTGGatttaaataccgtaatttccggcctatatgccgcgacttttttcacacgctttcaaccctgcggcttatgcggtgatgtggctaatttgtgcattttttcctaacagccgcaagggtgcactcgaggggaaaatggaagagtgagaccggtggaatatatgtgccgaggaagtgacttttcctggtatgtttttttatttattttaaccgaccctgttagcgctgggctagcattagcgctgtgctagcgggttgctgctgtgttactgacgtgtctcagtgatttttaccggtatttttttaaccagccctgttagtgctgtgctactgtgtagttGCCGTGgcagttttttatttatttttttaaccagctttgtttgtgctaccgtgttgttgctatgttaggctaaggtattaaaagttTGTAAACTctgtctgtgtaccgtctttgtaaatacctcaagtttcaatgtgggcacctacggcttttacacaggtgcggcttatgtatgtaccaaatggtatttcctttacaaatgtgctgggtgaggcttataatcaggtgcgctctggaggccagaaattacggtaatttaccTGCTTAACATGGTGCTGTCAATCATCCATTAATTTACTTTCAAAACCACTTGTCCTCCTATTTTAACCAGGACCGACCCTGCATAGCTTACAAGATCAGGTAGCATGTGGGGGATTGGGTCGGCGCCCGGTCACGAAGGTTGCAATAATGTGCATTACACAAGTCTTGAAGGAATTGGTTCTGTAGTTTTTGTTGTTACGATggtaagaaagaaaaacatgggTGGAAATTGTGGGTAACCATTGTGGACGTACAtgatgccgtttttttttttttagtacctgtataGATTGAAGCCTCTCTGGCAGCCACAGGCATGTTGGATGTGTTTGCAACAAGTGCCGTtctcttcatgatgctctcgaCCTTGCCGCCAACTTCCATTGTGAGCTGTTGGGCCGGCACAGTACGAAATCTTTGATCACGTGATGACAATTTGCAGTTTTACATTCAATCCAAGTTCTTTCGCCCACCTCAGGGAAATCTCGCAACACTTCTGACATCTCATTCCCGCGCTCGCCGCACCCAACATAGATGATGACATCACTGTTGGAGTATTTGGACAATGACTGGGAGATTACAGTCTTTCCACAGCCAAAGGCACCTGGTATAGCTGTGGTGCCACCCTGCACACAGCTGCAAAGTAAACAGATTAATCagtgctagttttttttttttttttttgcaccaaagAAAAGTGTTTGCGTGACATCTAGAAACCCTCACGGAAAAAGTGCATCCAGGACTCTCTGACCGGTGAGCAGAGGATGATTCGCAGGCAATTTCTCAGTGACTGGCCGGACCTGTCGTACAGGCCACACCTGCACCATGGTAAATTTCTCCTTGATGCCTTCAAAGTCCAGCTCCAAAACCACATCCTGAATACAAAACAGTCATTTATTTCTCATGAAAAAGAAAcgacaaaataaaaacctttttttttggaggggggcgggggggggacgacaaagACTCACAGAAACGTCGTAGTTTCCTGGTGGTGCCACGTAGGTGACGGTGCCTCTGCTACGAGGTGGAAGCATCAGTTTGTGCTTTATTAGGGAGTTCTCAAACACCACACCATAGATGTCCCCACCTGTAATGTGACTGCCAACCTTCAAGAGATGACAAATAATTAGTTGTATGCaactggagggaaaaaaaacttacagTGGGTAATAACAATGACAAAACCCAcctctaaaaaaatatttaaaaaagttgttttttttaataagtaatGGGAATAACTATACAAATTCctaaaaattttaaatccatccattccttataccgcttttcctcattagggtcaaaATTAGCTGGAGCCTACTCAGCTAACTTTGGATCAACAGGCAGCGTACAGCTTGAACTGCACAAATACCAACTCGCTGCTGCGGAAAAACTGCAGTTCTTAGTGTTCTTTTCAGGAAACGATGTTTTGAGGCTCCACATAAAGCTTTGGATTACTTTTTACTCAACAACAAATAACAGGGCACAACTACAAAAGAGAGTTGCTTTGTTTGCTGTAGGtgtattaaaataatacaaagagTGGAAATGGTTGAAAAATAAAGGAGGGAGTCTGGATATCTAAGTGGCTGTTGGTTCCATTCATTCCATCGACTGGACTTGTGCATTTTGGTCACGGAGACTCTCCACACTTGGATTTTTAGCCACAGGTACATATAAAACTATCAGTATTGTTACGTATTAGCCTAttgtaaaaacacaatacagtacataattgcTCTATAAACTCAATTAATATGAATTGGCGTCAGCTAGCTGGAGTTCAATTACCGCACTTTCAAAATAAGTGAATGCTTTGTCTTGTCTTGGTGtaagtaataaataaatcaatacaaaaGATAACCCTTGATTCGGCGACACAGTGGAATACTCGTTTGCGTGTCTTGTTATGTGGCCGtccaaaatgcaaataaaatactgtCTACTTCATGTTTCTTCCTAACATTGGATATTGTCTTTAAAGACACATGTACCAATACCGGTTAGATGCTGCGAGCCATTTTGTTATGAAACCCCCATTCAAAACAATAGTGCAAACTATGCATCAATTTGCCGTGTATCCTGTTAATAACAATATGATTATACATTTACAAATTGATATTGTGTCATAGTCATAACAACTCATAattgagggaaaccataactacaatgttgtcttcaaaaaaaaaaaaaaaaagtttgacaaagtTTAAAGTTGTTAGCCTGGTTGGCTTTCCAACCAGGGAATTTAACCTGCCTCTCCCACAAAGTCATTTAAGACGGTTTTCATTTTACCCCCAAAATATTTCTCATTTAGGAGGATTTTTCTCTCATAAAGTAACTCTTTTTGTCTTGTCATGATTTCACTTTGTTAagtaggacttttttttttaatgacagtggCATTTTTAGATCCTCTGAGCTTCAACAtcctcattaaaaacatacccGAAGACTTTGGATAGGTGTAAAGTCCCATTTGAGGTCCCTGTTCAAGGCGCCGATGTTCACTCCTCTTGGGATGTAGATGCTTTTTGTGATGTCATTGATGTCTTTTAGAGGTCGCTGGATGCCATCAAAGATGGACCCCATGACTCCTGGTCCCAACTCTACAGAGAGGGGTTTACCTGTGCGAAGAACTGGGTCACCCACCGACACCCCAGCTGTGGTGCTAACTCAAGGAAAACAAACCCATGCAAAACCAGATGGCCTTGAATACAAATGATAGATTACCTGTGAAAAATCTGAAGTGAACAGATTTTGTATCATTTATTGAGCATGGCTTCATAAGTGCTTGACTTAACTAGGGTAAAACAGGATACAAGTTTCCTCATAGACCTGGATGGTGGCCATGTCTCCTTCTAAACGGATAATCTCTCCCACCAGCTCACTGTGGCCGACGCGCACCAGCTCGTACATGGCCGCTCCAGCCATCGCTGTCGCTGTCACAACTACCAGAGAAGAGGAGAGAACAACtattaatggaaaataaaaacaatggggTATGAGAATTGGCTTCCCATCGTGTATGTAAAacattctttccatccattaattCATTCTCTGTAACAATTTGACCTGA
Coding sequences within:
- the zdhhc23a gene encoding palmitoyltransferase ZDHHC23-A → MKWEKLKPPEPDDPMCCCECDVFQFGCGCDCEDLDEAFNRWLRDKAPKSGCHSLLLRALIDNLEISLVPALVLLPLLMRVAALHYLLGIMILTALPGLVLWLYYATHKRKRRTLFFLTLALYSLAYMYYLFIAEIVPRGDVSRMQLCTVTAGVIFTIVSLVRTKRGPGFVSTTREEDTEDSPHLTGSVQSEETSDFPVSRPSGKWSKCPVCKIARPPRAGHCRTCGACVQRLDHHCVWINSCVGQGNHRSFLLTLCVFLLTSVYGIALVLHSLCPQQYQVGALFYCPGVYSQSSSALCFTCAWYSVIVTGGLLYLLVAQVVNISFNVTEREAQLALRNKTGQRRMWGLAVATGTYSRGFYQNWVDFLTMADASLCPRSRPPDLV
- the LOC133492139 gene encoding V-type proton ATPase catalytic subunit A-like translates to MDISKLPKIQDAERESQFGYVHGVSGPVVTATAMAGAAMYELVRVGHSELVGEIIRLEGDMATIQVYEETSGVSVGDPVLRTGKPLSVELGPGVMGSIFDGIQRPLKDINDITKSIYIPRGVNIGALNRDLKWDFTPIQSLRVGSHITGGDIYGVVFENSLIKHKLMLPPRSRGTVTYVAPPGNYDVSDVVLELDFEGIKEKFTMVQVWPVRQVRPVTEKLPANHPLLTGQRVLDALFPCVQGGTTAIPGAFGCGKTVISQSLSKYSNSDVIIYVGCGERGNEMSEVLRDFPELTMEVGGKVESIMKRTALVANTSNMPVAAREASIYTGITLSEYFRDMGYNVSMMADSTSRWAEALREISGRLAEMPADSGYPAYLGARLASFYERAGRVKCLGNPEREGSVSIVGAVSPPGGDFSDPVTSATLGIVQVFWGLDKKLAQRKHFPSVNWLISYSKYTRALDEYYDKHFPEFVPLRTKAKEILQEEEDLAEIVQLVGKASLAETDKITLEVAKLIKDDFLQQNGYTPYDRFCPFYKTVGILSNMIAFYDMSRHAVESTAQSDNKITWAMIREHLGEILYKISSMKFKDPVKDGEAKIKAEFAQLLEDMQNAFRTLEE